One window of Gammaproteobacteria bacterium genomic DNA carries:
- a CDS encoding TRAP transporter small permease subunit: protein MMDEPTVDNFADGSAPSWLGRLAHRIAIGATLTMLLATVLVVILRYVFAKPSIPLQDLAVWMHATAFMFAIPVALAKNRHVRVDIFYQQWSSQHRAWVELVGAIFLLTPVAFFLLWSGWPSVTLSWRLLEGSPETGGLPGYFLVKTLILVMPALLLWEGGRRLVRTVAALRGATAVRSDHRKGAC, encoded by the coding sequence ATGATGGACGAACCGACTGTCGACAACTTTGCTGATGGCTCCGCACCCAGTTGGTTGGGGCGGCTCGCCCACCGTATTGCCATCGGCGCCACACTGACCATGCTATTGGCCACAGTCTTGGTGGTCATTTTGCGTTATGTTTTTGCAAAACCATCCATTCCGCTCCAAGATTTGGCGGTCTGGATGCATGCCACCGCATTCATGTTCGCTATTCCAGTGGCACTTGCGAAAAACCGTCATGTGCGTGTCGACATCTTTTATCAGCAATGGTCGAGCCAGCACCGCGCCTGGGTTGAGCTGGTCGGTGCCATTTTCCTCTTAACGCCCGTTGCGTTTTTCCTGCTATGGAGCGGATGGCCAAGCGTGACACTGAGCTGGCGATTGCTTGAAGGCTCACCAGAAACAGGCGGACTGCCAGGGTATTTTCTCGTCAAAACACTCATTCTGGTGATGCCTGCATTGCTGTTATGGGAGGGCGGCAGACGCCTCGTGCGCACAGTGGCCGCCTTAAGGGGTGCTACCGCAGTACGGTCAGATCATCGCAAAGGAGCCTGCTGA
- a CDS encoding TRAP transporter large permease subunit yields the protein MMEWLAVIMFGCAALVLLSGYPVAFALGGTAVVFAVFGVAIGAIPETLLNAMPTRLYGIMGNVTLMAVPLFIFMGVTLEKAKIAEDLLTQMAKLWGRRPGGLALSVAIVGMLLAASTGIVGATVVTMGLLSLPAMLRAGYHPKDATGIICAAGTLGQIIPPSIVLVLLGDVLSSAYQQAQRAMGKYPPDSVSVGDLFAGALIPGITLVALYCFYLFYIAWRQPKRLPAAQKANDSEHRSTTQVWLSFIAPLLLIVLVLGAILGGVATPTEASALGAAGALMLATLKRQLTWQKLMNITSETALTTGMVFMILIGASIFSLVFRAFGGDDLIHQALSSLPGGHWTALVVVLITMFLLGFILDFIEITFVVVPLVAPALLVGGFDPVWLGVIFAIVLQTSFLTPPFGFSLFYLRGVAPTTVKTADIYRGVLPYILIQLALIGVLVAFPQLATSLPQWLYGH from the coding sequence CTGATGGAATGGCTTGCCGTTATCATGTTTGGTTGTGCTGCGCTTGTTTTGTTGTCCGGCTATCCCGTCGCCTTTGCGCTTGGCGGAACAGCCGTTGTGTTTGCCGTATTTGGCGTCGCCATTGGCGCCATCCCGGAAACACTGCTCAATGCGATGCCAACACGGCTTTACGGCATTATGGGCAACGTCACGCTCATGGCCGTGCCATTGTTCATTTTTATGGGGGTGACCCTTGAGAAGGCCAAAATTGCCGAAGATCTGCTGACCCAAATGGCTAAGCTTTGGGGGCGACGCCCGGGCGGATTGGCACTCAGCGTCGCCATTGTCGGCATGCTCCTCGCTGCCAGTACCGGCATCGTCGGCGCCACCGTGGTCACCATGGGATTGTTGTCACTACCGGCCATGCTGCGTGCTGGTTATCACCCCAAAGACGCCACTGGCATCATTTGTGCGGCAGGGACCTTGGGACAAATCATTCCACCTTCCATTGTGCTTGTCCTATTGGGCGACGTATTATCAAGCGCCTACCAGCAAGCGCAGCGGGCCATGGGAAAATACCCGCCCGATTCGGTTTCAGTTGGCGATCTTTTTGCCGGGGCACTGATCCCGGGAATCACGCTCGTCGCCCTGTACTGTTTTTACCTTTTCTATATCGCTTGGCGCCAACCGAAACGCCTGCCAGCGGCACAAAAGGCGAATGATTCAGAGCATCGAAGCACGACACAGGTTTGGCTCTCGTTCATCGCGCCGCTTTTGCTCATCGTGCTTGTGCTAGGTGCGATTCTTGGGGGGGTCGCCACGCCCACGGAAGCCTCAGCCCTCGGTGCGGCAGGAGCCCTCATGCTCGCCACGCTCAAACGGCAGTTGACCTGGCAAAAGCTTATGAACATCACATCGGAGACTGCGTTGACAACGGGCATGGTCTTTATGATTCTCATCGGTGCCTCGATTTTCTCTTTAGTTTTCCGCGCATTCGGCGGCGATGACCTGATTCACCAGGCGCTATCTTCACTGCCCGGCGGCCACTGGACGGCACTGGTGGTCGTGCTGATCACCATGTTCTTGCTAGGCTTTATTCTGGATTTCATTGAGATTACCTTTGTTGTGGTGCCGCTCGTTGCTCCGGCATTACTGGTCGGCGGTTTTGATCCCGTGTGGCTGGGTGTTATCTTTGCCATTGTCCTACAGACATCTTTCTTGACCCCGCCATTTGGGTTCAGTCTGTTCTATTTGCGTGGTGTTGCACCGACGACAGTCAAAACGGCCGATATCTATCGGGGTGTTCTACCCTACATACTGATTCAACTGGCACTTATCGGCGTACTGGTGGCCTTCCCCCAATTGGCCACCAGTCTGCCCCAATGGTTGTATGGTCATTAA